One Triticum dicoccoides isolate Atlit2015 ecotype Zavitan chromosome 4B, WEW_v2.0, whole genome shotgun sequence genomic window carries:
- the LOC119295359 gene encoding protein transport protein Sec24-like CEF: MSRPPPPFSPQNPTPAPNPGGPASTLPASFSNLQISRAPPPSASAGPPLGDGPVPSSIRGPQAPPPGARPFPGSPPPPLQPGSLFARPAAPVQQSPPVGGPPAASVQQSPPFGGPPAAQPLLPQQRSPFNGPPSVLPPQVQRAPFGGPPGASQARPFGGPPAAVSQPAPFGGSSVATAQSAPYSAAPPPPFGGPPGAVPPQAYSGGPIPPFGAAPAPLQQGPYGGPPQFGGQRPGLQPPPFGAQTAPASQPPPFMGVPGANAPAFGPPGWQGQARPGGVRMPGGMPPNALGHGMPSTPTMPYSPHAGAQVSTPSNIDPNQIPRPIAETSVIIFETRQGGQAAVPPAASSEFIVKDTGNCSPRLMRCTLNQIPCTGDLLTTSAMPLALMVQPFALPHPSEEAIQLVDFGEMGPVRCSRCKAYINPFMRFVDQGKIFICNLCGFSNDTPREYLCNLGPDGRRRDADDRPELCRGTVEFIATKEFLVREPMPAVYFFLVDVSMNAVQTGVTAASCSAISQVLSDLPEGPRTMVGIATFDSTIHFYSLKNARQQPLMFIVPDIQDVYTPLQMDLILPVSECRDSLEQLLESIPSMFENNRVADSAFGAAMKAGFLAMKPTGGKLLVFQSVLPSVGTGSLSARETEARSNISTGDKEAHKLLQPVDKTLKTMALEFAEYQVCVDVFLATQSYTDIASISVVPSTTGGRVYYYFPFSAVSDPAKLFNDLRWNITKPQGFEAVMRVRCSQGLQVQDYSGNFCKRVPTDIDLPAIDSDKTIMVTFKHDDKFQENTECGFQCALLYTTVYGQRRIRVINISLPCTSTLNNLFRYADQEAQFTYVVKQAANGIPSSSLSQVRDQVISTCINILQSYRKHCASVSSSGQLILPEALKLLPLYTLALIKSIGLRNDGRVDDRSYWVSAVSSVSVLLAIPLVFPRMIALHDLTSRDDEDSLIPNPLTLNSENIQDDGIYLLENGEDGFIYVGNAVNPATLEQIFGFSSLAGAPNLLALEQFDHALSRKVNEVVNEIRRQRCSYLRLRLCRKGDPSGDFFRSLLVEDKAPGGLSYVEFLVHVHRQIQSKMT, from the exons aTGTCGAGGCCGCCGCCCCCTTTCTCGCCGCAAAACCCTACCCCCGCCCCCAACCCTGGGGGTCCCGCCTCCACTCTCCCGGCCTCCTTCTCCAACCTCCAGATCTCGCGCGCTCCACCGCCATCTGCTTCCGCCGGGCCGCCGCTAGGGGATGGCCCCGTGCCGTCGTCGATCCGAGGTCCGCAGGCACCGCCTCCTGGCGCCCGCCCGTTCCCTGGcagtccgccgccgccgttgcagcCGGGCTCGCTCTTCGCCCGGCCTGCGGCGCCGGTCCAGCAGTCCCCTCCCGTTGGCGGTCCACCCGCGGCGTCGGTCCAGCAGTCCCCTCCCTTTGGCGGCCCACCCGCTGCGCAGCCGTTGCTGCCGCAGCAGAGATCTCCCTTCAATGGCCCGCCGTCCGTGCTGCCGCCGCAGGTGCAGCGGGCACCGTTCGGAGGTCCGCCTGGGGCATCCCAGGCTCGTCCGTTCGGTGGCCCACCTGCTGCGGTGTCGCAGCCTGCCCCTTTCGGTGGCTCTTCTGTAGCAACAGCTCAATCAGCTCCGTATTCAGCAGCTCCGCCACCACCGTTTGGCGGGCCACCTGGGGCAGTGCCTCCCCAGGCGTACTCCGGAGGGCCGATCCCCCCGTTTGGGGCTGCACCGGCGCCCTTGCAGCAGGGTCCTTATGGTGGGCCTCCCCAGTTTGGGGGGCAGAGACCAGGATTGCAGCCTCCGCCATTTGGGGCTCAGACTGCTCCTGCATCTCAGCCACCACCGTTCATGGGGGTTCCTGGGGCTAATGCACCAGCATTTGGGCCTCCAGGGTGGCAAGGGCAGGCACGACCTGGAGGCGTGAGAATGCCTGGTGGCATGCCGCCTAATGCACTAGGCCACGGGATGCCGTCCACGCCCACCATGCCATACTCTCCCCATGCTGGAGCCCAGGTCTCTACGCCATCCAATATTGACCCTAATCAGATTCCGCGTCCTATCGCCGAGACATCAGTCATCATTTTTGAGACCCGGCAAGGTGGCCAAGCAGCTGTTCCACCG GCTGCATCAAGTGAGTTTATTGTGAAGGACACCGGCAACTGCAGTCCCCGTTTGATGCGGTGCACCTTGAATCAG ATACCATGTACAGGTGATCTCCTGACAACATCAGCAATGCCATTGGCTTTAATGGTGCAACCTTTTGCTCTTCCTCATCCTTCCGAGGAGGCTATCCAGCTCGTGGATTTTGGAGAGATGGGCCCTGTCAGGTGTTCTCGCTGCAAAGCATACATAAATCCTTTCATGAGATTCGTTGATCAAGGGAAAATTTTCATCTGTAACTTATGTGGATTTAGCAATGATACTCCGAGGGAGTACTTGTGCAACTTAGGGCCTGATGGTAGGCGACGTGATGCTGATGATAGGCCTGAGTTATGCAGAGGAACAGTTGAGTTCATTGCCACCAAGGAATTTCTGGTCCGGGAACCAATGCCAGCtgtgtatttcttccttgttgatGTCTCCATGAATGCCGTACAGACTGGTGTAACTGCTGCGTCTTGCAGTGCAATATCCCAGGTTCTTTCTGATCTTCCTGAAGGTCCCCGAACGATGGTTGGAATTGCGACATTTGATTCAACTATTCACTTCTATAGTCTGAAAAATGCTCGACAACAGCCTTTGATGTTTATTGTTCCCGACATCCAAGATGTGTATACTCCACTTCAGATGGACTTGATTCTCCCAGTTTCCGAGTGCCGTGATAGTTTGGAGCAGCTTCTGGAGAGCATCCCCAGCATGTTTGAGAACAATAGAGTTGCTGATTCAGCATTTGGGGCAGCTATGAAGGCAGGTTTCTTAGCTATGAAGCCCACTGGTGGAAAGTTGCTTGTGTTTCAGTCAGTGCTACCATCAGTTGGGACTGGCTCATTATCTGCAAGGGAAACTGAAGCTAGATCTAACATCTCCACTGGAGATAAGGAAGCACATAAGCTCCTGCAGCCTGTTGATAAGACACTCAAGACAATGGCACTAGAATTTGCTGAGTATCAAGTTTGTGTGGATGTGTTCCTTGCCACACAGTCATACACCGATATTGCTTCGATATCAGTTGTTCCCAGTACCACTGGTGGCAGGGTTTACTACTACTTCCCATTTTCTGCTGTTTCTGATCCAGCCAAACTCTTCAATGATCTCAGATGGAATATCACTAAACCCCAGGGTTTTGAGGCTGTCATGCGTGTCAGGTGCAGTCAGGGGCTTCAAGTTCAAGACTATTCTGGCAACTTCTGCAAGCGTGTTCCTACTGATATTGATTTGCCTGCTATTGACTCCGACAAAACCATAATGGTTACCTTCAAGCACGATGATAAGTTTCAGGAGAACACAGAATGTGGTTTTCAGTGCGCACTTCTTTACACCACGGTATATGGGCAAAGAAGGATAAGGGTCATAAATATTTCACTTCCATGCACAAGCACGCTCAACAATCTTTTCCGATATGCTGATCAGGAAGCACAGTTTACTTATGTTGTTAAGCAAGCTGCAAATGGCATTCCATCAAGTTCTCTGTCCCAAGTTAGGGACCAGGTAATAAGTACCTGCATCAATATTCTCCAGTCCTACCGAAAACATTGTGCATCTGTAAGTTCTTCTGGACAGttaattcttccggaggctttaaAACTTCTGCCTTTGTATACTCTGGCCTTGATTAAAAGCATAGGACTGAGGAATGATGGGAGAGTAGATGATCGGTCCTATTGGGTCTCTGCTGTCTCCTCAGTTTCTGTGTTATTAGCCATTCCATTGGTGTTCCCTAGGATGATTGCTCTCCATGATCTTACATCAAGGGACGATGAGGATTCCCTTATTCCAAATCCCCTTACTCTCAATAGTGAGAATATACAGGATGATGGGATTTATTTATTGGAAAATGGCGAGGATGGTTTTATTTATGTCGGAAATGCGGTGAACCCTGCCACCCTGGAGCAAATATTTGGTTTCTCATCTTTAGCTGGTGCACCAAATCTGTTGGCATTGGAGCAATTTGATCATGCATTGTCCAGGAAAGTAAATGAAGTTGTGAATGAAATAAGGCGACAGAGATGCTCTTACTTGAGACTGAGACTGTGCCGAAAGGGCGACCCATCTGGAGATTTCTTCCGTTCGCTGTTGGTCGAGGACAAAGCACCGGGTGGCCTTTCCTATGTGGAGTTCCTCGTGCATGTTCACAGGCAAATCCAGAGCAAGATGACCTGA